The Candidatus Binatia bacterium genome includes a region encoding these proteins:
- a CDS encoding universal stress protein, with translation QRGVNVHSRINRILVPVDFSPDSQNALRYAADLAAACGAEIMMLHVVEPVYVTEPYLGVAPEFGMFLDQQMSNAKAVLADLGTDLKKKGQRVRTMVAAGPPALLIVDTAKDIRTDLIVMGTHGRTGVAYLFIGSVAEKVVRTAQCPVLTVRGAVRKRRAPKSAGRR, from the coding sequence CAGAGGGGAGTGAACGTGCACAGCCGCATCAATCGCATTCTGGTTCCCGTCGATTTCTCCCCCGATTCTCAGAATGCCCTACGGTACGCTGCTGACCTCGCCGCCGCGTGTGGTGCAGAGATCATGATGTTGCATGTGGTTGAACCCGTCTACGTCACAGAGCCGTACCTGGGGGTCGCTCCCGAATTCGGGATGTTCCTGGACCAACAAATGAGCAATGCAAAGGCGGTATTGGCAGACCTCGGTACCGACCTGAAAAAGAAGGGGCAGCGGGTCCGCACAATGGTCGCAGCAGGTCCGCCCGCCCTACTGATCGTGGACACGGCCAAAGACATTAGGACCGATCTGATTGTGATGGGTACGCATGGGCGCACCGGTGTGGCGTACTTGTTCATCGGCAGCGTGGCGGAGAAAGTGGTGCGGACAGCGCAATGCCCGGTCCTAACGGTGCGGGGTGCGGTCAGGAAGCGGCGAGCGCCTAAGAGCGCGGGGCGCAGGTAA